A genomic window from Dermacentor silvarum isolate Dsil-2018 chromosome 9, BIME_Dsil_1.4, whole genome shotgun sequence includes:
- the LOC119464920 gene encoding uncharacterized protein LOC119464920: MLALTLAAGISFASTLRIGQGEIQRPELTQCPFTKKALELQNLVIQDLALGRDMKLNFTGLLLEETVGEPALKFTMWNSYNVRMPCIEDYGSCTYKMCGGTTVIEKMASGSWNNTCPILPGTYETYMKLPVISAAKYVRENGTFRVKLEAVNGREVVECKTFHVYLAPN, encoded by the exons ATGTTGGCACTCACGTTGGCGGCAGGAATCTCCTTCGCGTCCACACTCAGAATAGGTCAGGGAGAAATCCAACGGCCCGAGTTGACGCAATGCCCAT TTACTAAGAAAGCCTTGGAACTTCAGAACTTGGTCATACAAGATCTAGCGCTCGGCCGAGACATGAAGCTTAACTTCACTGGGCTGCTCCTGGAAGAAACGGTGGGCGAGCCAGCTCTGAAGTTCACGATGTGGAATTCCTACAACGTCCGAATGCCTTGCATCGAGGACTATGGCAGCTG CACGTACAAAATGTGCGGCGGCACCACGGTGATCGAGAAGATGGCGAGCGGAAGCTGGAACAACACTTGTCCTATTTTGCCCGGAACGTACGAAACTTACATGAAGCTGCCGGTGATATCGGCCGCCAAGTACGTCCGCGAG AATGGCACCTTTCGGGTGAAGTTGGAGGCCGTAAATGGGAGAGAAGTGGTTGAATGCAAGACGTTCCATGTTTATCTCGCACCGAACTAA
- the LOC119464921 gene encoding uncharacterized protein LOC119464921, with amino-acid sequence MPLASSLRFRKAPEMKTLSALALVVVVVSTFCDGTDVVQWPKVTSCMTGKHGFRLRDFSIQDSKVGRYMRVNYTVDVLREGRSFASRQVYRAQLCRPADSLRGRFRLLHIQGLRGNKVN; translated from the exons ATGCCTTTAGCTTCCTCGCTGCGATTTCGCAAGGCACCCGAAATGAAGACTTTGTCGGCTTTGGCTCTGGTCGTGGTCGTCGTGTCAACATTCTGCGACGGTACAGACGTTGTCCAGTGGCCCAAAGTGACGTCGTGCATGA CTGGAAAGCATGGCTTTCGCCTCAGAGACTTCTCCATCCAGGACTCCAAGGTGGGCCGCTACATGCGCGTCAACTACACGGTCGACGTCCTCCGTGAAGGGCGATCGTTCGCCAGTCGTCAAGTTTACCGTGCACAACTCTGTCGGCCTGCGGACTCCTTGCGTGGACGATTTCGGCTCCTG CACATACAAGGCCTGCGGGGGAACAAAGTTAACTGA